A single region of the Ciconia boyciana chromosome 13, ASM3463844v1, whole genome shotgun sequence genome encodes:
- the MRM2 gene encoding rRNA methyltransferase 2, mitochondrial, with amino-acid sequence MAWSGSAAAAGGSCRRLVSKCLHTTVGLLKKTGTEHWWLERHLKDPFVKATKRQHYRCRSAFKLLEIDDKLHILHPGLSVLDCGAAPGAWSQVAVERVNALGTDPAAPTGFVLGVDLLRISPLEGAVFLSEADIADPSTLRTIQSLLPAEKVDVILSDMAPNATGIKELDHQKLINLCLGLLNLSQSILKPKGTMLCKFWDGHDSWLLQNRLKEQFQDVRTIKPQASRKDSAESYYLARLYKGK; translated from the exons ATGGCCTGGTCGGGgagcgctgccgctgccgggggCAG CTGTCGGCGTTTGGTGAGCAAATGTCTCCACACCACAGTGGGgcttctgaagaaaactggAACTGAGCACTGGTGGTTGGAACGGCATTTGAAGGATCCCTTTGTCAAGGCAACAAAGCGGCAGCATTACCGTTGCCGGAGTGCCTTCAAATTACTGGAGATCGATGACAAGCTTCATATTCTTCATCCAGGACTTTCTGTTCTTGACTGTGGAGCTGCGCCTGGTGCTTGGAGCCAGGTTGCTGTAGAGAGGGTCAATGCCTTAGGTACCG ATCCTGCTGCCCCCACTGGCTTCGTCCTTGGCGTTGACCTCCTGCGGATTTCTCCTCTGGAAGGAGCGGTCTTCCTGTCGGAGGCTGACATTGCAGACCCAAGCACGCTGAGGACGATTCAGAGTCTGCTTCCTGCAGAGAAGGTGGACGTTATCTTGAGCGACATGGCACCTAATGCGACAGGCATTAAAGAACTGGATCATCAGAAACTGATCAATCTATGTTTAGGCCTTCTGAATCTgtcacaaagtattttaaagccaaaagGAACGATGCTCTGTAAATTCTGGGATGGACATGATTCCTGGCTTCTGCAAAACAGACTGAAGGAGCAATTCCAAGATGTGAGAACTATAAAGCCTCAGGCCAGCCGGAAAGACTCTGCTGAATCTTATTATTTGGCAAGGCTGTACAAAgggaaatga